Proteins encoded together in one Candidatus Reconcilbacillus cellulovorans window:
- a CDS encoding 50S ribosomal protein L21: MYAIVETGGKQYRVQEGDVIYVEKLEADVGDTVVLDRVLAVSKDSGFTAGTPYVAGASVRAKVEKHGRGRKIIVYKYKPKKNYRRKQGHRQPYTKLLIEKIEG; this comes from the coding sequence ATGTATGCGATTGTCGAAACGGGCGGTAAACAATATCGCGTGCAGGAAGGCGATGTCATTTACGTCGAGAAGCTGGAGGCGGACGTCGGCGACACCGTGGTGCTCGACCGGGTGCTGGCGGTGTCGAAAGACAGCGGTTTTACGGCGGGGACGCCGTATGTCGCGGGAGCGTCCGTGCGGGCGAAAGTCGAGAAACACGGCAGAGGACGCAAGATTATCGTGTACAAATACAAGCCCAAGAAAAACTATCGCCGTAAACAGGGCCACCGACAACCGTACACGAAGTTGCTGATCGAGAAGATCGAAGGCTGA